GGCGACGACGGCCGGACCGATCCACCTTGTCTTTCCGGTCCGCCCGGCCTGCACTGCACTGCTCATAGGATCACCCCTGTAATCACTACATAGATTACGACAAATGCGATTATTAATGCCTGTATCGTCACAGCGTCATACGGAGAGAGCATCGGAGTCAGGGCACAGATGAACGACATCGTCAGCATCAGGACGAGCATCGCGACCAGCATGAGCCACAGCGGGAGAGCACCGATGAAGATCGTAACGAAAGTCGCGAGAAGAACGAATGTCTTTATCGAGAATCCCGTCTCAAGCCCGGCCCTCCATACGCCGAAGTGCTCGGTCTTGTTCCCGCTCACGATCTCCTTCGCCTCGATTATCCCGAACGGATTGTAGGGGAGCTTCGAGAGCACGATCACGTACATCGCGATCGCCATAGGGAACGCCGGGATGATCAGCGGACCGTTCGCAGCCTCGTACGCGGTGATGTCCGAGATCATCAGCGAGCCGGTGATCAGGTATATCGCACCAACCGTCGCAAAGAGCGGGATCTCGGATGCCGCGGATATGACCGACCTTATCGCACCGAACTTCCCGTAGGGCGATCCGGACGAGAGGCCGAGACCGTGCTCGGTTATCTTGTGCAACAGGAATATCGCGAAGAGTATCAGCAGGCTTCCGCCGGTAAGCAGAACATATAATCCGCCGATCCAGATCGCGATCACGACCACGATTATAGTGACGAACATCAGCTGCGATGCGGTCTTCGGAATCCAGGTCTGCTTGAAGGAGAACTTCAGCAGGTGCAGAAACTCCTGCCAGATCGGCGGGCCCGGCCTCGTCTGTATCCTCGCGATGACCTTCCGGTGAATTCCGTGATAGAGCAGGCCGATGAAAACGGCGAGCAGCACATATAGCAGA
This genomic window from Methanolacinia paynteri contains:
- a CDS encoding respiratory chain complex I subunit 1 family protein produces the protein MIWFLLYVLLAVFIGLLYHGIHRKVIARIQTRPGPPIWQEFLHLLKFSFKQTWIPKTASQLMFVTIIVVVIAIWIGGLYVLLTGGSLLILFAIFLLHKITEHGLGLSSGSPYGKFGAIRSVISAASEIPLFATVGAIYLITGSLMISDITAYEAANGPLIIPAFPMAIAMYVIVLSKLPYNPFGIIEAKEIVSGNKTEHFGVWRAGLETGFSIKTFVLLATFVTIFIGALPLWLMLVAMLVLMLTMSFICALTPMLSPYDAVTIQALIIAFVVIYVVITGVIL